The genomic interval ttttgttacGTTTCTTCTGGATTTTAATTCATGACTGAAAACTTATATTTGGGCAGTTGTTTAACCTTTTTACCACCAGGAATTGGGCTCTCCCTTTGTTCTTTTAGCCTCTTGTACTTTGTCAAAGGGgtggctgatttttttattactgacaGTAATGGTGTCCTGTCAGACAAGTATTTACAGTGATTTCCAAGAGGTGAGAAAGTGAAATGAGGTGACATATTGCTATAAACTTGAGCTACTGCCTCTTCTatgctgcaaaagaaaagatCCTGAAAATAAAGGCTAATGAGCTGTGCAAAGCACAAGGAAAGTcatagaaaatggaaataatttttagacACTGCATGATAATTTCTAGCCTGAGCCAAGTCCTCATGTATTGAAGAACAGAGAAGGACCTTAAGAATTAATTACCTAGTTGGTTAAGATATCATTTTTACTTGTAATGTATATTGTGCTTCATGTTGGATATTCACAGCAGGTCATAGCAAAGTTGCAGGTTGATTTGCTGTTCAGATGACTTTAGTTACTGCTCCATCATTCTGACTTAACCCCAAGAAGCTCCCTGACAGCTCCCTGGAAGCTGAAAGGCTCCTTCATAGAAAagtgatttctcttttttgagaGAGGGCCCTTTGctacattttttaaaggcatGAATCAAAGGGTAatattgaattaaaaaacagattttttttttatttttttttttttttgttaaaaaggaTTGCCTTTTAGTTGATAATATCTGAGAAGTCTgtacataagaaaaaaacataggaTGATATATATAAGGCTTTCTTCCTAGTGTTTGTTCTTTTAACCTTTGTCCATTCTGGGGCCAAGTAATAGACTTCTCTTTTTTGGACTCAAAAATTCTGTTGTATGACAGGGTGGAtaaattgtgggttttttggtgcaaatcttgaagagaaaatatgagctgaacttgattttttttttttttaatttttttttttttttttttttaaaggtatgtTTACTTCAAATGTCAAGTGATGTTTTCAGACACTCCTCAGTGTGACAGGAAATCTTCTAACCTAAAAATCATAAagatacagatttttaattttcttttaataaatattttaagggCAGTGAATTTCATTCTTTGAAAGCATAATCAGTAGGAAAGTACTGAATAATGTGCAGACAGGAAAAGCAGGATGCTTCTGTGCATGACCTACATTTCTTTCCTGGTCTTCACCTCTTTATCCTTCATTACAGTCAGAGGCCACAGGCAGTGGAAAGAGCTTGAGAGTAGCAaagggctgtggatgtggtaCCTCTGAGACTGTATCTCCTTAGAGAGGATTAACTTCTCTCCTGGTTATCTTGCTGGGATAGATCCCAAAGAGGGTCTGACTCCATGTCCTCTGGGGCAAGCACGGGGGGGTCCATCCCCACTGCCCTTCAACTCCTCGTTTGAAATAGTCACTGGAAAACAGAGAGGTCCTCCTCCCCTGGCCTTGGTGCTTGCATGTGTGTTGCAGCTGATAAACCCAACCTCAGAGCTCTGAACTGCACAGAGTAAGTTGAAATTAAGGAGTCTTATGGATATGTGGACATGATGTCAGGCACTGCTTAGCTGCAGCCATGTGATGAACCCTCTCACAGCTGATGCCTCTGGTACATATCTGTATCTGGTGCAGCTGATGCTGTGATAATCAGCAATACCTGGCTTTCCTCTTGGTTTGGTCTGTAATGTGGAGTGATCCAAGCACTCTTGGCTCTTATGCTTGCTTGTTTGGACAATGAGCAGCACTCAGATGAGGAACACTCATGAGCCTAATCAACAGGAGCAGTGGCTAAAGATGCCACTGACCTGCTTGGTGCCATCTCCCTGCTGGAGGTTCTCATGCCTGGGGCACCAGAGGAACCTGCACCAGTATCAGGGTGTTCTGGTGTCCCAGTGTGGgagtctctgctccagcagggcaGTGCAGTTCCTGGCagggcagcagaagctgcagtggGTGTCGTGAGTCTCCATCCTGGAGCTGACAGTGTAGTCCAGAGGCTCTACACTCTCAGGTTACAGCCTCACATGTTACATGGAAGGAAGGTTCCCCTGGAGATGTGCTTGGCTTGGTGAGCAGAAAGCTTTTTGGCTCAAGGGAGTGTTCACAGTGTCAAAATAGATCATGTTATGTAATTTGGTTCAACCTTTTGAAAGCactattatttctttaaaacgTTCCTGGAGACAAcaatttctgggtttttttcttttgtttttggttttgtttttcttgttgtttgaATATTCTACATGGCTTCTAGCAAGGATTCTCTTCATTCTACTCTTGTATTTGATTCTGAAGGGCAGTTTGAACTCCAAAAGCTTTATCAAAGTAGAAGCCTGTAGTTGAGTTCTTGATAAATTTTTATTGTATGTAGTAAGAAAGCTGTACTATTGTTCACTTGTAACTACTAGTGGAAAAATCAAGCTGAATCCAAATGTCctgtactgctgctgctgaactcaCAGAGAGAAgtcttaaaaagagaaaagtcctttaaaaatgtgatttgcttaaaaatagtgctgttttaaaatgtaacaaatGGTGCTGCAATACTAGTGTGGTCTGTTTCACTTAAGGgatgttttctttggttttgtggagggatttttggttgttgtttttgtttgttggtttttttcccctccctaaAAAGGCctctcaaatattttaagactCAAGGCAACATAATGACAACTGGCAGCTTTGGTATTGCATGTTCCCAAATGACCTTGAATTTTTTTGCTACATTGTTTGGTAAATCATTTACGCTAATGCTAGCAGCATATGTATAAACTTCCTTGTATAAACACAATTCCCTTATAAAAGTTCATATAAACGtgtttttacaaataaatagaTAAACAATGTGCTAAAACAGGCTGTCAGGCTTACAAGAGCATTGATCCAGAAGTGTTGCAGaataagcaataaaaattaaaataaaaaatgtaagtgTATATTTATGCCATTCATTCACTTAAATTCTGTGAATAATCTGATAAGCAGAAATGGTAACTGGTACAGTCGGCAGGATCAAGGACAAAGCCCCCACAGCACGTTCTGATTTCTATATGATTATGTACAGTTatcctgcagcactgcatgATGATGGATTCCTGCTCCTGCATTTCCTAATGATCCCAGTGAATATCTGCCCAGTGAATGCAACATGCAGATGATGCAGCTGGATTTGCTGGTGGCAGAATTGTTTCTTCCACAACAGGAGCATTTTATTTTACCCTGGTTAAACAATTGTCTGCTCTTTTCCATCCTTCCTTGCTGGATACAATTAAAGcatcctggcagagctgcctgtgcACTGAAGATGTGTGTCCCCCCAGGCAAGACTGGCACTTGGTACAAGTAACACCAGTCTGTCTGTACTTGAAACAATACTGATGACAGTTGTGAAGTATTTGCATGCTCAACTCTGCTTCTCCAAATCCCAGCCAGTGTGCATTTGGGCTGGGTAGACAACAAAGAGGGGACGTGttggaagcaggagaaaagtacattttccttccagcccagtattttaatttcatagCTGATTGTATGTATAGAGCAACCTGAAGGAGCTGGTCTGATCATCTGCCTTGTCCTGCATATATGTATGATGGGCAGTGTAGAACAAAGGCATCACAAGAAAGAAACTTAACTTTAAATTGATGCAGTATGAcccattttcctctcctgtgctATATGGtgttctgctgctggctcctgcctgtGAGCTCCTCCCCTTCAGTGCTGTTGGCTCTGGCGATCCTTGGGTTCATCGCTGGCTGGAACTAATGTCCAGCCTGGTTTCTAACCATGTATCTCGAGGTCTGCCCCTCCTAACTCTTCCATGCCATTATGGGAGGTGGCATCCATCCTTCTGTGTCAGTTCCAGCTGTGCAGGAGGGCAGGGCCTGGCTCTGTATGGGGCCTCTGTTTGCTCTGCAAGGGGCACAGCCAGGCACAGAATGAAAAGTGCCACTACCAAGTTTTGATCTATTAACTTTGGGGGcgtgggggaggaggggaaataaCCCCTTAAATTTTACTCTTGATTGAATCTTTAAATTAGTAGGAATGTGAGATTTCCCATGCTACAATTTTAGAACATCTGTAatcattttaagaaaacaaagcctAGGGACATTGTGGTGTTGAATGTAGAGTGAAGTGGTATTTCAAATGCTGTGTTGTACATCTGCACTCAAAAAAGGAGTTTAATTTCCTAATTTGTTTTGGATCTTGCACCCATTTCCTCATGTTCAtccctgttttattttcttctttttgtgtctATAATTGCATGCATTATTAGAACTGGCAAGATGAGCACCTCCAGATGCATCCTACAGGAACCCAGCCAATGCTGACTCTGTTCCCATGTCAGACTGCATGCCAAGTCAGGGAAGCTTGGTTGTAAAAATCTATTCCCTTTTGACACTGCTTCTAAGCCCATCTTCTCACATAATACTTTGACACAGGGCGACTGATGATTACCTCAAGAATTTTCCCAAGCTTAAGAAGATGACTTTTAATATGTTGAACCATCTGAGTTAGAAGTAGTATTTTGAAATAGTATAGTTTAGGAAGCTTTCCTTATTCTTCTGTCAGATTAAATTACTTGAAAGTTTATAATCTGTCatattattttttagttttctctgAATTTTGTGCCCTTTGAATAAAAAATTTGTTCACtaattttactaaaaataatacattttgtCTTGTGATTTGTTGCAACAAGAGAACAACTCCTTCCTTTTGAACAAGAATatactaatttttatttaatattttacaggTATCAGGCAACAGCATATCAACATTGCTCCTTCTGCAGGATCTTCTCCTAACTGGAGATCTATACTATCACCAACACGGCCTTCCACAGAAACGAAAACTCCCTTAGTAGCTGATATTTCTATGGGACATACTTTGGAGAATGCAAACTTGCTTCAGATGATAAAAACCACACTGACTGGCACACGTACCAGGACTTCAGATCAAAGCCATCTGTCACCCACCCTTTATCAAGGCAGTGGAAACAGTGCATCCCAGGAACCTACTGAACTTTCAGCTGAGTTGCCTCTGAGGTCATCATCTCAAGATGCAGATGAAACAGCTGCTCTATCAGGTTTGCCTCAACTTGGTATGTTTGCCACATTGTTCACTACACCACCAGTGACACACTCGAGTCCAGCTGTGCCATTTCAGCTACTACCATTACAAACACCCTccatttcaaaagaaagcaCCTCAGGATCAGACATGCTTGCTGCTGTTCCATCACCCTCATTCTCCTCATTGGTAATTCAGTCACCTCATACCATTAACTTTTCTaaaccagctctgctgcccatcAAAGTGCCTTTGCCTGCAGATCCTGAAGGTTTCTTCACCACAGATTCAGCCAGCTCACAGGTTAGTGAAAGCAGAAATAGTTCTCTAAGCACGGTCACTGTAGTACATTCCAGTacagtgaatcacagaatgagtCCTGAGTTGTTTACCAGTCCCATGCCTGTCAGTCTCTTTGGATCAACAACGATGCATTTCACAGAAATAGTGGGAAAAGGGTCTCCTTCAGAGAAGACCTCTTTTCTATCAGTATACTCTGATACTCCTGTGTCAAAACCATATCAGTCTTCCCTGCCGGTAACTTCCAGAAGTCTGTCACTTTTTCCCAATGAGAGCTTGTATAAAGTATCTTCTGCTGGAGTAAAACCAACCATTCAGCCACTCAAGCCTGTGTTGATTGACAGAATCAGTGATATCACTCCTCTGTCATCACCAGTTTTTCAGGATAAAGCAGTTTCTACATCAGCCTTCCATCCTGTGGGTACTCCACATCTAATACCCCAAACGAGTCATCCTCAGTCTTCCACAGCACAGACTAATGGCACTACAGGCTTTATCAGTGCACCTTTCATGTCACCAGCTTCTGAGAGCCTGGCTGAGGTCTCCAGCTCAAGAGAGAGCACGTCTTCCCTTTCATTGCCAAAATCACTTATTCCAGATGCAAAGCACActctcagtgctgtgctgccaATACCAGCATTTAGAAATgaaacagattttctctttAGAAATGCAACACGCTCCTCTTCAGCGAGCACAAGGTCTCCCTTGCTAAGTGAGACAAATGACACCTTAACCAGGGTAGCACGCACAAGCAGTCCCCGTGCAGCAGCATCTGATGAGGACACTTTGCAAATCCCTTTGACTGCTTCCCTGCAGCACCCGGTGGTGATTCTGAATCAGACTTTTGCAGAAGACCTGACTGATGGAGCTTATCAGGAGAGCAGCCTGCAATtgcctgctgcttctgctaATAGTCTTCCAACCTCTGATGGCTTTTCTGTGGCAACAACATCTCAACAGCTTTTCACAAGAGGGGTGACAGTAAAGGTATCCATGGACTTCAACACTAATAGAATTCTGCCCTATGGATCTTGGATTTCCAACGTTTCTCCAGATGCCCAAACCAGTAAACTCCCCAAAGGCTCAAAGATACAAGGCACTGTTTTGGGAACAGGCATGACTAGTCCTGATCTAACTGAGGTGCTGTCAGTTATTTCCAATACAGGCTTTTCAAAACCTGGACCTGCTATCACAAATACATCTGCTGCTAGTGTTCTTATGAATGTGCATCTTCCCCCTGGCACTGCAGAAAGTTCAGATTTAACTGCAGATAAAGACAAAAATGTGAGAGTGCCCACTGTTTTGATTCCACATGCACAGTATTCACCTCCAAGagctttaaataattttatctctGCTGAGGCTTCACGTTCAGTTGATAAAAAGCATCTTGCCACTGTTGTGCCTCCAGCATGGGGTATGCAGCCATCGCTGGTTTCCATGACAACAGGCTCCAGGTTTTCTGGGATTTTGAGTGTGGACTCTGAAAGCAATTTAGATCCTGTCAGCTCTTCAGAAGTTACAACTTTGGCTTCTACGTGGACTGATACAGCTGGCATTGGTATTCCTTCAGTAAGAACTTCAGTCAAAACTGCAATAAAAGAAGTTCCTACAAGTACTTTTCCATTGGAATCTGAGTACCATGTGCCATACTCAGTAGTTCCAAGCCTGCAAAGGAAAATGACTGCAAATAAGCAGCTGCCCTTCTCCACCCCTTCGGCAAATGATACGTATGTAGGCTTCagtaaaaatatcttaaatttaCCCTTTGCTGAAATGAAGTTGAATGATTTTTCAGAATCCAATATAGATGTATTTGCACTGAAAACATCTCCTGTTCAATATTCATCCCTTGCTCCTACTTTTACAGTGCCTGCCCCACTGCAAAAAGAGCATGGAAACACATCTGAAAATGCTGGTAATGTCTTCACTGCTGGCTCCATTAGTATCAGTATGCACTATGAAGCACCTCTGCATTTGCATGTGCTTCCTGGCAAGAGTACAGGTACTTTCCCCAGCTCTTCGGAGTCACCAACAACTCATGCTGGAAAGATTAGATTACTGGAAAAAACTGTAGGCACAACACATATGTTTCAGCTCACTGACAACTTGACTTTTTCAGCCAACTATCAGAGCAGGTCCATCCACAGCACACTGTCAACTGAGCCCCCCTTTTCTATAACCAAGCCTTCTAGCTCAACTGACTTGATTGGTTTTATTACAGAAGAAGACATTGGTTCTggaaatttttcagaatttgCTGAGGACCAGTTAGAGTCCTCTGGCTATTTGTTAACAGCTGATAAAAATCCAGCTACATTTAGTGTGGAGGAGTGGGACAAAAGTGCAACAAGACATAGCCTAGTTCCCAGCAATCTCTCTGCTAAAGCTATCAAGGGCAGCCCATCGCAAACCCCTACCACCAGTGCTCTGCAGTCAGTCATCATACCTTCTGTCCATGCATCACCAACACCACTAGCTTCACCTTTTATGTCAAAAACCAACTCTACCCATTCTGTCATTACAGTGTTATCTGGAGTATCTTCTGGTGCAATACCTACAGTAGGAACTTCAGAAGCAAAACCACTAACAAGAAAATCATCTCCAGCTTCACCAGTGccagcttcttccttcttttctctaggCACTGAAAACACACCTCTGCCATCTGTGATGGCTATAAGCACACTGATACTAACAAAAAATAACACTGCCACAAAACTGGCATTGGATCTAAGCTCAGTAGGAACACacacagattttccttttgcaaCAAGAAACACGGCTGCATCACCCACGGACACGACACCCACACTCATTATCCCTAAAAACCGCACGGTTGCAGCTTCCACACTCGCACCCAAAGCACACGTACCCTGGCAGATAGAAACAGCAGTAACTGACACTCAGAAGTTCCCAAGCTCAAATATCACCAAAACGTCAACCCCGTATCCATTGACAATTACAGCAGCTTTGACATCTATTACAGCATCAGCGAAAACAGCCAcgcttccctctgctccagtgGAAagcacctctgctcctcctgaaACCACGGCAGCAGCCGCTTTCGCTAACAtgacagcagctcctccccTGGATTGCCACCTCTCCAGGAACCTTATGGTTAAAACAGGTATGTGGAGCCATGGAATTTGCTGCAAGGACCCTGCTTGTCTCTGAGGGGCTGGTGATGAGTGGGAAATATGTTCAAGTGTCAAAGAATGTGGGGATCTTGGGGGCTAATCTAGGGATGAGGCTGTTCTAGTACGGAGGTGGCAATGGATTGATTTGTAGCTTGAATTTTACAGTGATGTGTCAAGTGAAGTAGTGAGATGGGATGCCATGAAGTTCACGGGGTCACTACAGCTGAACCTCCTGTGTGGAAGAACAGCCCAGTAGGACATGATGATTTGGTCTCTGCTTTGCAGTAACGAGTCTGTACCACTGAAGAATACAGTGCAATAACCTCCCTTAGTCTTTGGCCCTCTTTACAGACAAATAcctcattctttttatttttttatatggaCACCTGATTCTATCATTAAAGATTCATTTGCAAAACTCAAATTCCTCCCGTTTTGAAGAGTGCAACTGTAAATACTAAACATTATTTTCAGTGAGCAGTACTACTTCTGGCTCTAGCTGGTTTTTACAGGCAGCTTGTCCATAGCTGTAAGAACTCTGAACTCAAGGGGTCTGGAAAGGTTCCTTGCCCAAGCTTCCTATGGACTCCTTATGCTAGCACAGTACAGCACCAGAAGATGTATGTATTTTGGAGATCTCAGCAAAGAATATCTGCATAAAAAGGCTTATGACTTTGTGTAGAActgaatcataaaatggtttgtgttggaagggaccttaacaatcatttagttccaacacCCCATTTAGTTCATCATGATCATTTAGTTCTACTGGCAGGATACCTTCCATTACATGAGGCTGCTCAGatctccatccagcctggccttgagcatctccagggaaggggcatccacagGTTCTCTAGGGAATGATACTGGGTACAATGAACTAAGCAGCTTTTGGACCTAATGTATGTTTAGTAGTTGCTAAATACCTACATAAGTAGTATGACGACTACAACTATTCCTGAGGATAGAAGTAGCTTGCCTTAATTAAAAGTACTTAAGTACAGCTATAAAAACCTTTCTCCAAAgtgtaagagaaaaataaaaagcaagtgATAATGTTAAGATAGGAAGTGTACAGACACttcttaaatggaaaataattgtaGCAAAATTATTAATTGTGCTAATTAAAACCATTAGTGGAGTAAcacatttctttgtttatttaacTCTGACTGTGAAGGTATGAAGCACACATCCTTTACAGAGTccaccagctcagctccctggggatgaCACACCAGTCTGTCCCCTGGCAATTGAGTGGCACTGTATCTCACTTAGAATGGcaaaagctttttgttgttAAAGAAATTGTGTTTATTAGACCTCACTCTGGTAACAAAGGGCTGTTGCCATGGAGTGAAGAGGCATCTCAGGGATGCTGCAGTTTTTGCTCCCATTGCAGCTGCTGGAAATCCTTGCTGCTTCGTGTGTGTCCACCCACCtagaaaaacataaaacagtgtgaaaaagcaaacagcagcattGTGACATTTCACAACAAGGTGTGCTTTTGTTCTCATACAGTTCTGTTTCTGAGCACGAGGAGGATGCTGATCAGCACTCCCTTCAAGGAGAACGTGAGAAAAGGACTCAATCAAGTGCTGAGACAAGCTTTCAATCAAAATGTCAGTGTTCAGGTAAGCATGCTCACCAAAACAGCTCTCCCACCAAGAGAATCCCAGCTGTCTGCAGCTCCAGTGACATCTCTGGATGCAGGAAGCATCTTGGAGGGGAGCACTGAGCTTTTCTATGTAAAGCAGGCATAGGTAGCACCCACTCTGGAATCTGAAAATATAAGGACTGTCCCAAagcttttcctattttattacatgaaatagaaggaagaaatgtaacttttttttggtATATTCTGGGATGTGACTGCCAGCTGTAggttccttcccctccccatgcAGCTCAGGAATGACTCTGGTTCCCATTCAGCCAAGTGCCTGGATCAatcacaagagcagagctggtAAATAGGATGTCACTGCTGTCAGTACACTCCctgctttgaaaaatcagtACCTGAAAAGTGCAGTTCCACAGGGAAGAAAATCCTGAGCAGGGAGAAAGcatgttttaatgaaaatgagTGAGGGAGGTGCTAAATTTGCAGCTAAATTGTGTTACCCTCTGCATTGCTGGGTGTTGGGTGCATGGCTGGGGCACTCTGCCACACAGGTTCCTATGCAATTGGGCAGGGGTTTGTGCAAAGTCCAAGGCTATTATGACTTGCACTCATGCCACTGGGAAGTAAAAGGTAATTTTTCTCAAAACAGAAGGCATCAGGTTGACTTTTGCCCCCATGCTCTATTGCTGCAAGTTTGAATGATATTTGTTGGTTTGGGAATTGTGTATTTCTGAGTTTTAGCAGCAGCAATAAAGACTGTCAGACTTACTCTTCTACCTTATAAACCTGAGAGAAACTGTTTTTCTGACAGAGGAAACCAGCTAAACCTTACTGTGGAAGATTATTTCCAGAACTTAAGCTTctttgaaaacacagaattttgaGGTGAAATTCACTTTGTGTTTTGACACAAAATTCTTGTGGTTTGGTATTTCTACTCAGGTGATAGCTTAACCATCTGGTACAGTATAGAGCAAATGTTATAGAAGATACAGTTGAGGTTTAAGAATTAGATATTGGAAacttttgtctttcaaaaatcTATTTGCAAACCTGCAACAACAGAAGCATGCTCAAAGTCAGTGAACTTCAGGTATGAAGTAGGAGCTGGATGTTCTCTggtttctctgtatttttatattcataAGTGAAATGTATCCATGAATGAAGCTCCAGTCTAAATGAGAGGTACATGAGCTGTGGTAGCAGCACTGCACTGCTTCAATTCAAAGCACGTTTTGCATAGCCTGGGTCTAAAGCTGCATGAGCAGTTCTGCTAATACTATGTCTGATGTGACATTAACAGACCCTATAGGGCTTTTAGGGGATTACAGGATAAGAACTCAGCAAGGGGGCTGTATTCAGGACCAGAAATACCATCAAATACTGGTTGAACtgcattcaaaattaaaaaaaaaaaaaaaaaaagtctccttgTGTGTTTTAGGTTGAAATTCTGGAGCAATCAAGTAATGTAACAGTTGGTTACTACGTTACACGGGGCAGACTGGTTTTTATACCAGCTGCTGTAATTGAGAGGCTTCTTGCCTATGGCATCAGCAACGCCACAGCAGACATGAAGCAGCACATCCCACATCTCCAGTCCGTGGCAGCTCTGGCTTTGCCATGGAAGCCTCTTCCTGCTTACCACTTCCAGCTGAAAACAGGTGAGTGAGGTCCTGCCCATCTGCTCCCGAGGTGCTGTGTGTGTTACCAGTTCCCTGTGTAGGGACCTGGTTCCTCCTT from Heliangelus exortis chromosome 18, bHelExo1.hap1, whole genome shotgun sequence carries:
- the KIAA1549L gene encoding UPF0606 protein KIAA1549L homolog isoform X1; the protein is MWRRVAGGGRSGASPAGSEGAPSTASPCRTPPAGGGAGLAGAVVLLGVIVALLPSAQAESGIRQQHINIAPSAGSSPNWRSILSPTRPSTETKTPLVADISMGHTLENANLLQMIKTTLTGTRTRTSDQSHLSPTLYQGSGNSASQEPTELSAELPLRSSSQDADETAALSGLPQLGMFATLFTTPPVTHSSPAVPFQLLPLQTPSISKESTSGSDMLAAVPSPSFSSLVIQSPHTINFSKPALLPIKVPLPADPEGFFTTDSASSQVSESRNSSLSTVTVVHSSTVNHRMSPELFTSPMPVSLFGSTTMHFTEIVGKGSPSEKTSFLSVYSDTPVSKPYQSSLPVTSRSLSLFPNESLYKVSSAGVKPTIQPLKPVLIDRISDITPLSSPVFQDKAVSTSAFHPVGTPHLIPQTSHPQSSTAQTNGTTGFISAPFMSPASESLAEVSSSRESTSSLSLPKSLIPDAKHTLSAVLPIPAFRNETDFLFRNATRSSSASTRSPLLSETNDTLTRVARTSSPRAAASDEDTLQIPLTASLQHPVVILNQTFAEDLTDGAYQESSLQLPAASANSLPTSDGFSVATTSQQLFTRGVTVKVSMDFNTNRILPYGSWISNVSPDAQTSKLPKGSKIQGTVLGTGMTSPDLTEVLSVISNTGFSKPGPAITNTSAASVLMNVHLPPGTAESSDLTADKDKNVRVPTVLIPHAQYSPPRALNNFISAEASRSVDKKHLATVVPPAWGMQPSLVSMTTGSRFSGILSVDSESNLDPVSSSEVTTLASTWTDTAGIGIPSVRTSVKTAIKEVPTSTFPLESEYHVPYSVVPSLQRKMTANKQLPFSTPSANDTYVGFSKNILNLPFAEMKLNDFSESNIDVFALKTSPVQYSSLAPTFTVPAPLQKEHGNTSENAGNVFTAGSISISMHYEAPLHLHVLPGKSTGTFPSSSESPTTHAGKIRLLEKTVGTTHMFQLTDNLTFSANYQSRSIHSTLSTEPPFSITKPSSSTDLIGFITEEDIGSGNFSEFAEDQLESSGYLLTADKNPATFSVEEWDKSATRHSLVPSNLSAKAIKGSPSQTPTTSALQSVIIPSVHASPTPLASPFMSKTNSTHSVITVLSGVSSGAIPTVGTSEAKPLTRKSSPASPVPASSFFSLGTENTPLPSVMAISTLILTKNNTATKLALDLSSVGTHTDFPFATRNTAASPTDTTPTLIIPKNRTVAASTLAPKAHVPWQIETAVTDTQKFPSSNITKTSTPYPLTITAALTSITASAKTATLPSAPVESTSAPPETTAAAAFANMTAAPPLDCHLSRNLMVKTVLFLSTRRMLISTPFKENVRKGLNQVLRQAFNQNVSVQVEILEQSSNVTVGYYVTRGRLVFIPAAVIERLLAYGISNATADMKQHIPHLQSVAALALPWKPLPAYHFQLKTELQFVGQTDNIQSCKFVQTMEQRLQRAFQDAERKVLNTSNNLTVQILNTSNVSQAVTLFYVVNNQSTTLNGTISSNLLNQLSAELVGFYLTYPPLTIAESLEYPNLDVSESTRDYWVITVIQGVDIALLGLNNQSFARLMEQRLAPLFMMSQQQGRRFRRATTVGSYTVQMVKIQRIPGPKEPAELTYYALYNGKPLLGTAAAKILSTVDSQRMALTLGYVIQVQADPVVKNPPNNLWIIAAVLAPIAVVTVIIIIITAVLCRKNKNDFKPDTMMNLPQRAKPVQGFDYAKQHLGQQGAEDEVLPVTQETVVLPLPVRDTPASQEREITQDGSTIKTAKSNETRKSRSPSQSGSIISNGSGKPSSGRSSLQKVMAPQKVTKEEGRKRNVPISDEEEGGILFDNLAKSTIDPFDTSSGSVQLIAIKPVALPTAHAASERSQESAIINGEVNKALKQKSDIEHYRNKLRLKAKRKGYYDFPQVDNSKGLTDRKRMYEKNQKELDHILDPDADVSSPFAEPKNRQPLKNSVYRSRQSLNSPSPGETEMDLLVTRERPRRGIRNSGYDTEPELIEETNVDRVNEPRSYTRSRQAKGHSETSTLSSQPSIDEVRQQMHMLLEEAFSLASAGHGAQSRQEAYSSAPHLPYSEVVTSAPGTMTRPRGGGVQWVPTYRPEVYQYSLPRPAYRFSQLPEMVMGSPPPPVPPRTGPVAVASLRRSTSDIGSKVRIPESSVADQAQHHEQASFAPGSRAPMSVGPLDQSSFHSGNTVPAVFAIPAANRPGFTGYFIPTPPTAYRNQAWMPYAGESELPGQWADSVPLPGYIEAYPRPRYQHNSPSRLPRQYSQQGSIHPSLEQAPLPSTTASQQSLTENDPSDAPLTNISTAALVKAIREEVAKLAKKQTDMFEFQV